The sequence AGCAActgtaacaaatttttcaattggttGAAATCGAAGTAAAGGCtgtgatttttttgtttctcgATCTTCAACCTTTCGggccaaaatatttgataagcTCAGCTGATTTTTTGACCTGGAAGTTGGTGTACGCCATGATGTATTCTACAACGCCGATCGTCCGATGGTCACCGAGCTTCAGTATTTGTAGAGTATGCGCATTAGGGTGCTAAAAATGATTATCTCAAATTAAAACGTCGATTTCTGATGTTCTTTAGAAAAACGGAACTGGAAGTATTATCACTACGAATTTAGGGATTCTTTATGAAACCGTAAGCcttttcttttgaaaaaatgagtttgtggaaatcggtttggccatctagGAGAAAAGTAAgctagatcctttttgcagtttttgaccactatttccaatacctCCGAAACCTAATTTCGTGACCAtcaacaattgaaaaaaaattccatcttTTGCTTCGTCGTTTTAAGTAGcggtatgaaatttttaacgCCTAAtccagtagttccggaaccggatgtcggatccagatgaaaatcaAGAATTTTATTTGCGATTATAACACCTTCTACTTAaacctaagttcatgaaaatcggtcaaaccatcgttgagaaaataGTCTGAGATTAAGGAGTATTTAAACACTACTTTCGAtgcttccagaatcggaaatctGGAACCAGGACAGCCGGAATGAAACTGATCGGCCTTCTACTAACAATGAATTTAACAAcgaatttatcagtcagttttgtGGGATTTGTACTTGTGTTTGCCATCGTTTAAGAAAAAACacatgattttgaaaattttccacttatcatacTCTAGTTCCgataccaaaagtcggatccggataaaatgttctaggaaatttttaataattttaagatCTTTCGTTGAATCGTTCGTTCGGTCAAACcaattccgagaaaatcgaaagCATATTTtctacttaattttcacttattaccctataactccgggaccagaagtcggatccaaatgaaacttaatagcaggctatgggacaataagaccttttatttgaatctaaattcgtgaaaattggttcagacatgtctgaaaaaagtgagtgcatatattttccatatttttggtgtatatcaccctgtatctccggaaccagaagtcggatcaggatgaaactcaatagcaggctatgggatcatgggacctttcatttgagtttgtgaaaatcggttcagccatctccgagaaaattgagtacatatttttgtaacatacacgcacacatacacacacaggcttttgctcagttcgtcgagttgaatcgaataatatatgacattcggccctccgggcctcggttaaaaagtcggttttcatagtgattgtatatcctttctatatgagaaaggcaaaaaaacctTTTCGAAAAACAAATCTACTCTGGgtctagaatttttttaattaatatgAAACTACAGTTTGAAATTGTAGCTTGTAATGGAATGGCTGGATAGTTTGTTCCTAATAGTATTCAAACGTCTCTCCGATCGTCCGACCAATGCTTTACATTTGGATTTTAATTTTATAAAAGTTCAGCCTCATCTCGAATCAAAAGTTTACTTATTCTcagatattattttttaatgatttttcttttgttaattttttgttggcaaatcatcatgaataggttaactccagaacaacgcttccaaatcagttcgctttcacatctcatccaagtcagtcgataaaacaaaaccgcttacgttcgggacggaagaaaccaagtacagtattgtgtagtgaacaatcgaatgatctcgaaatgagtgaaccaaacgaataaAAGCTactgccggtacgaaagaatatgatggttgttgacttcaggcagtgcaaaaattgacctgcttaaggagcaaatgcatcttgacattaaacgtgtgcatttacttcactgCAATAACATAaacaatgttgtttacatccagttataTAAAGagctggatgcaattcaattcgcaaaagacaataacaatgtgcactatgtgggtcACgcaaacattaagtacaacatttcagtatatatgaaatatagtgctatagaagtgcgtgtgcatgatcttccctcaaacgtcatcgatccttatattcgcgaaactatgtcccaatacgaagaAATTCTctcaatcgaaaaagaaaagtggaagaactttttccccggtattctaaatagcggtcaggatacaagaatcccgtgcaaatcactgatTACCTataacaatcagatggccacatgtcaatattgccaaaaagctgttttactacggtaagccatgtgataaactggacaagaagacaactacaccaaaggacaatggtgcttccttcacaccaaccccaagcaaccccagtacgtgaatagcgaaccactgctcccCCTTTATTCGCTGGATAACAGCGAAAGCGCCTCTCctccaaggaaaaaaaattacaagatcccgcaaaaaaaaagttatagtaAAACGGCGCAAGATTTCCTTCAGTGATGAGGCGCGTTTTTGGttaaatggatacgtcaacaagcaaaactgCCGTATTTGGAGCAAGGATAATCCACACGCCGTTCGAGAATTACCAatgcatcccgataaatgtactgttcGGTGCGGTCCATGAGCTGGTGGGATCACATCTCCATGATCAATGagtttttgttgccaaatcttcaagatatgaatgtggacgaaatgtggttCCAACAgtatggtgccacttgtcatactgcggccgaaacaaaCTTATTGAAAGAAGATTTCAACGACAAAATTATTTCGAGAAAGAATAGGTTAATTGGCctccgcgttcgtgtgatttgacgccattcgattattttttgtggggatacgtgaattcattggtttatgtgtatGAAAAAATTTGACTTTTGTAAAAAATAGTCGTGGCGACCATATGCCTGAAATCTTATTTAATtgttaaataaaaatcaattgtCCACTTCTTAATTAGGCATgtgctttatttaaatttcaaatcagtaaGCTCTCTACATTCTTTATTATCTACGATTTGtggaagtttcattcaaatatgtttatttgttaaaaaatgacataactttgtggaaaatttgacgaaaatttcattttacaatAACTTTCATGAAAACTTCCATGTTCTATCAGatagtcattttaataatcaaatagaaccaaaaaacaaaaatatttaattttttgggCGCTTTTACTAATTCTAACCCATAAATCATACACCCCCAAAGATTGGGGTTTTTCCGCCCATCTACTTCATTACATTTATATATTGAAATCTTAATCAGCATTTAAACCAAAGACGATCACAATATAATTGTATCATTTGAAATGTTCATTATCTTCGGTTATCGATATAAAAAAGCAGTTGCTCCATTTCTAATAAATGAATTTCATTTCCGACAATGGGAAGTGTGGTCGATTCTCATTCAAAACAAATTCCGAAAACCTCGCAAAACAACGCCATGCAAATTGTCATGTAAGCTGCATGTAACGTCCCAACGGCATTTGTTCAATACGGTGGGGCACTTTAGCTACTGTCTATCATGGGTTAATCATAAATAGGCTTACTATTCATTCACCTAGTACCAGTCATAATTGAAGCGCGAAAAGAGTTATAACACTAGTGATATACAATCGAATATTATCacgaaataaaaatgaatcgttGGATCGGAAAAGTAGCAATGGTGACTGGTGCGAGTTCCGGTATTGGTGCAGCCATCGCTAAAGAACTGGCCCGATCAGGGCTTACTACCATTGGTCTTGCCCGACGGGTGCATCGAGTGGAACTGTTGAAGAAAGATCTAACGGGTGAAGCTGCTTCCAGATTGATCGCCATGAAATGTGACATAACTAAGGAGGAAGAAATATTGCACGCATTCGCTTTCGTAAATGAAAAGTTCGGCGGTGTTGATGTTATGATCAATAATGCTGGAGTGAGTCGGGACATTACGACACTGATGGCGAATAATACCAAGGATGTACGAGACATATTCGACACCAATGTAATTGGATTGATCCAATGTAGCCGGGAAGCGTTCCAGTCAATGAAAGCACGGAATGTGATGGGCCATATCATAAACATCAACAGCGTCGCAGGCCATCACGTACTGGATTTACCGCGCCAGTCAGTGTACAGCTCAAGTAAATTTGCTGTAACTGCACTCACGGAAGCAATGCGCATCGAGCTGAGGAACGAGAAAACTAACATCAAAGTAACGGTAAGACGTTTTAGAAAGCCCAGTCCGCttgctttttcatatttttctgatggcatttaacattttttttttcagagcattagtCCTGGAATAGTGAAGACTGAAATTTTGAATGGTATTCCTGGGGTGGAACTGCTACCAGCTATGGAGCCGGAAGACATTGCCGATGCCGTTCGTTACGTACTGAGTACCCCTCCACGAGTTCAGATTCACGAACTGACGATTAGACCAGCTGGTGAACCATTTTAGTTCTGCAATTAGACTATATGTGTTTTAGTTTAATGGAAAAGTAACCAATCGTGATTTTGAATCACCGAGGAAAGCTCGAACTGAGCAACATTGAATCGAGAATATGACCATTGCTTTCTCTAACATTCTAGATAACGTATCTTATATTCTTTTTACACTTTCACATTTCTGCATAAAAATATCGTTTCCATGCTTAAATATATTTGATCAATCTCACAAACtgtctaaatcattagaaaattCTActatctactgataatgactaccgattggagcagttttgatgtcgatttagaatttttaaaggatggtttaaaattttcaacacactttaccctataattccaaaaccggaagttcaGTTTACTGGaaaggtttgttgtttttttctattgcgaaaaagtgtgaaaattaggtgttgcctccatatagaaagaaaatgtgttgttattctaggggaagtagaagtattgaacaggtatgtagtgttagttaaaaaaaataagtggaaacgACTTCAGAAATTGTCCACTCAAACTACtctaacggggctccaactcctcatattaaaaatggttcaACAATGGTCCTCTGTCTGACCGGTtcgttgaaagaaaaaaaaaggacattcggttcaacggtctgtttcaaaatcagcaATGGTCCCGTATTGGCCTCCggatgaacgattgattggacgttcattggaccaacGATCCAACGTATTGCACCAACGAAGGATCACCGTTGAgcgtttttcctaagagggaacCTAAACTGCCCAATTCAAGAATTGTACGGCTAACTGAGTGTATTTGATAGAATTTTCCCCTGAAAATGAGatttttatacctatcagtttgtagaagaaagaagaatccgtattcggatgaaattcgataGGATTATAAGAggttataagaccttttatttgaacctacacTTGTGAAATTGAATGTGCagtctctgaaaaaatcgatgaaacgtTATTAGttctttttgcacattttaccccgtaacttccgaaccggaattcggatccaaatggaatttaatagcaacttatgggatcacaagaccttcaatttgaatttttgttgaagaGAATTGGTTGagaggtctctgagaaaatcgaatgcacttttccttcatgtttttgctcatttcaccccgttactcccgaactgaAAATACGATCCAGGTGAAATTCAACCGCACTGTATGGGACCAAGAGGCCTTTCAATAAATTTaagccatccccgagaaaatcgagtgcacatttttgttatatacatacacacatccaCACAACCAAACACCCACCCACCCACACCCAAACCCACCCACCCACACCCACACCCAAAGCCACCCACCGAACCACACCCACAACCAACCaaccacccacacacacacagacatttgctcaattcggacctccgggcctcggttaaaaagtcggttttcaaaataattctaaggagtatatcgaaaagtagttagcaacattgattattgaataaaaaagcgaaaaaaaacatattttgacatcagttttcgatatattgtagaaaaattacatttttatgcatttcactgattatattgaagaaaatcctagtttctgtgaaacgctcgcactttggacttgacatttttcattaaattctgcacagttatttttgtgactttccttgtGGCAGCTgtcctgtttttttttgaactcctgcatgttttgggacactgtaccttccttccgaaagtgccgcttgacaattggccgaagatccgggcagttcggtggattGATGTccatttccacgaattgtacattatttgttgacatccactgtagaacggagttggcgtagtgggctgaagccaaatccggccagaagagaggaggagccttatgctttctgtacagtggcagcattctctttttcaaacattcttcctcgtacaccttggcgttaattgtgcccttcgtgaagaaaatcgacgaccgcaaaccacaggtacaaattgcttgccagaccaacacctcctgcccaaacttttccatcgccaccgtggtgtccgcgtcgtccaggtcctggtacaccgatttcgtataatattgcggtccgggcagcgctcgagagtctttcttggcgtaggtttcgtcgtcgatcaggatgcatccgtctttattctgtagaatccggttatacagtttcgcactcttgttttggcctgaacatgctgtaccagggactttttcggcaccttctgtttcttgtacgttttcagggaattCCGAACtcggatccgttgaatcatcccgatgctggtgttcaactgcttggccaaatcccgcgtcgacgccgatgggttttttcttatgtactcaaccacttttaagtcctggccgggctggctgggacccgttttcctaccggatcggggcaaatccttcatggagagggtcttaccgaacttctcgataatatttctgacactgtggtgcactttcacccgttttgcaatttcgttgtacgtgacaccactttctgagcaccaagtgtgcagaattttctttcacgtttccggatcaattcgactcatcatcgaaacgataaaccgtacggaaaccaatcgattgcgcagctgttatagacatgtaaacaaacatttcagagtaataactgtttgaatgttgctaactacttatcgatacaatccttatatgagaaaggcaaaaagaataaattcaaaCCAGaacttggtagttagattatggttgtagataaactgttatgcactgacgagtctaagattaaacgtaaacaaaattaataacggttatgtgccctaagccaaagacatcatattaacaagatatccagctctcacatttcccgaacaaatcattggcaacatccttttttgcgagcatgtcgcctcaggtgagtccgcatcgaatctcatacatagaagtagaggagagaaatgtcaaattcgtgcgcgccaaaatagcagggctgtgcacccatacaattgacatgacatgttgaatgagacgccgtgcgatggcgttgttgaactgaagattgagatcgctccaagctgacagggtctgcctaaGTACAAAATTTGGCAAACCCCTGAAATCTGAATTGTCTTAAAAAGCTCACCCTCCAAATCGGGTATCAATTCAATTCATGACATCTTCTCAAGGACACAAGAACGATCGAAACACGGGGCAGTCAGATGTAGCATTCCATTTAAATCAACAGTATCAAAAAATCTTTACAATTCGtcactataaaaaaaatccatgaggTACGTAAACCCCCAAACGAGTAAAATATCGTTTCCCCAAAGTGTCTTAAACCTTTTCCTCATACACAATGTAAGTATTGTTAAATTTAACATAACACGTAATCGGAGCTTAAACTGGGAGCTTTGAAGCGTAAGACTAATCTTCCGCCTGACAGATGAAAATCATGCactgaaagaccgaaatcagcattttggcgaaaaaaatagttggcaTGTTTATGTTTTAagacaattaaaaaaatcttacttttgctaatttagattttttaattctcattcccttaataataataaaatgttagttgaaatggctatttttttagttgaattcaccaattaaacgttctgtcatttcttagcttagGCACACTCCATTTCCTATCTACTAATTTTTGAATTaggaaaataaaatgttgttttcaaccaacatgaacgGCTGAATTGGCTTATGCAATCTGCAGCAATcaggcgcactgtcaccgaaaaaacgttaacaccgtaatgattactagccactagatggcacattaCTACTGAAtagaatttttcagtcgcggttgtcttttctatattggcaggtataaacacGATATTCTATTGGaggaaaagacataaacgaaacatgaactttttttaaaaaatttgtcttctaaatcgctgtcattcattttcattcattgttccacgtaaaaacattattacgcacaatcgctttaaatgcgcacaaattctgaataaaaaacattccactaagagtttgcaACATATttccatatcggtttagaaatttaaatatgaatacatggtaacaaatgcgaaaaacatcagaacaatttgcaagcagttttttagcttTATAATAAATTGTTCTGCTTTGGCACTTCTCTTCAGTTTTTgggtaataaacttgttaataaaaccaatttcatttttgttttctttgtgctgtctttcagcaaAGATGGTGACAGATAAATGGAGTCAAATTTTCTGAATTAATTgtcaatgaaaattttatgttggattgaaattttgctgttttgtgtccaggatatactaatttaatagttattttggaaattttattgttcaaatcaactaatttcaagttactttatttatttatttatttttttaaatttgttatgTTGAGATAAAGATTAGTGATAGTTGTATTTTTAAGCcaaaaaatgtatctgttggatattTGTAATCTGTAGATGCAAAAgacgagaaggttttatgcctgttggagaaagaGGTTTAAAGAacctcagctccagcgggcttttcccggctccaaacaaataaacaaataaacaaattcaaaaacagtaatacgaattaggcgcagaactaatttcggtcgttccgtgtgtagTGATAAACGAGTGATCTCACTGAAAATTTTCCAGAGCTACTTTTGAAACAACGATCAGGTAACAATTCATccatttgaaatgttttatagaGAATCAGAAGATCTTAATCATTTATTTTAGAGAAACAAAGGAGCTAAGCTATTGCGGTTCAAGTatctatttcaaaatggtttaaaataaaattactttaggaaatattgaaaagacgattattttttttaatttttggtttagtattcaattatttttacagtgtatatttttcaagAGTTCCCAatcaatttcctacaactttttcGTGGATTGTACGAAataatttacagtttccgagttactacgatttggaaaaaaaaagcaTGCAAAATACTCTGCAGCTCTGCATCcgtgcaaaataaatgttttgtcatactgaagatgtgagcaaagtttcatccgaatcggaatatgtgaagtctgatgatttgctaatcatttctggaattggtGATAGGCCCCAGAGCGCTACATACTGTGACTTCGAATGAGAAATTTGACAGAAGGCGTAATTTGGCACCTAATAATAACAAGGAAAAAATAGTGCACAGAACCAGTGCTATTAGTGTTAcgacactaatgtcgttttcgcttgagaaaactgaaacggaccctgggtagtttcatcaaacaaacactttccaCGAAACtgagttgatttcgcacttgGCAACGGGGTTtgggcaaacctgatataaaattcCAGGTTCGaagctgactcgattttcagttcaacaacgttgaaactaggttcggaactggcttcaaacaaacggtttgacagcagttagagtggaaactgggttaggtttggcatcaagcgaaaacgacataagaatcattccaggtcgggacttgaacatacgacaactgacttctAAGACCAATACCCTTTCCAACCACCAACTCGGGTGTTTTTTTCTGATGAAAGCATACGAAAAGCGAAATAACATTCAACTGGAAGGATTACAATCAACTGTTATTCCAGAATGTAAGGTTATGGAATCTTTTCGTAAGTACTCAGTGTTATTCACATGTTCCGACACTTCACACACACGTTATTGGAACGACACATTTACTTCGAGTGCGTTGTTTGAACTAGCTCTGACGTGCCGTATAAATCGCCCTTTATATTGGATTTGACAGCTCGTTTGTAATCACTGTACGATCTAACAGCCAATCTGAACATTATTCGACATTCCAACGTCCAGTAAATTATTCAACATTGGAccaaaatgggtggccaactaTTGACACGACCAGTATAAATCACGTGAGATCAATATTTAGTATTTAATCACTTTTCTTAAATTAAATTCTTATACCATAAGACGAAACAAATTATGTACAAAGTTGAACACTTTAGCCCCAAGCTACGTTACTTGATTCTTTATGTGTTCGTATATCATTACAGCCGCAAATCAAACAGAATGTTTTGGTATGCAAAAGAAACCAAAagtgaaattcaatgaaaaaatctacAATATTTCGAGTTTCGCTGTCATGAAAATGAACTTGGTTTTATGTTCAATTGATTGTAGCCATACATAAGACATTTATATACGAGAAAATCTCTAAGTTTTTTCTACTATTCTGTCTGTATCATAACTTATGATTCATGATTAAGTATCACTTACTTGTTTCCGCTATTACAATcgaatgaatcaattttttgcGAAAGCTATAAAGTTGATGacgtatcattcattttattgtaCTTATG comes from Malaya genurostris strain Urasoe2022 chromosome 3, Malgen_1.1, whole genome shotgun sequence and encodes:
- the LOC131439482 gene encoding farnesol dehydrogenase-like, coding for MNRWIGKVAMVTGASSGIGAAIAKELARSGLTTIGLARRVHRVELLKKDLTGEAASRLIAMKCDITKEEEILHAFAFVNEKFGGVDVMINNAGVSRDITTLMANNTKDVRDIFDTNVIGLIQCSREAFQSMKARNVMGHIININSVAGHHVLDLPRQSVYSSSKFAVTALTEAMRIELRNEKTNIKVTSISPGIVKTEILNGIPGVELLPAMEPEDIADAVRYVLSTPPRVQIHELTIRPAGEPF